The following proteins are co-located in the Candidatus Aegiribacteria sp. genome:
- a CDS encoding OmpA family protein, which yields MRNRGLLILTLLLVTGSAFSLPSIMGFRGVSRVVDARTIGSNQMAFSITARYWSSSDKYDDLHYRPAGSTSDTILSVEDSERLSQGYFILDYGITSFMEIAARISYVATYYEFDLTPPRNESIGQWDGVHGMGDVMLGYKVGFTPTPSSEVLWLGLDNWFSFAPSSNQTVECEEYDGRFDQGTPMYTMRQPSLSTGHTSLGFDGLISADMASLWPGTPIRMHVNVGYSKYKQTVTLNDYRLQFDSTGNRTEADPVLVSSIVDDNALDFGIALEFPTEFAVLYTEYSMKKYLDRDNYNTVAYFTPGIRVYSGGGVIMDFCFNMGLTTFSPEFFDYGHGLYQDGSVDIEDRNQRAPLPDGGTQDWGVSGSIAFSSDLLDRGPAVTTGTVSGMITEEEEGEAVEATVSFPGSAVADVASDPETGFYSATLPAGSIPVTVSAAGYKAASATVVLEAGQDVVVDFSLELQAGLGQIAGTVTEFENGDPLMATISVMLDDTTISFESTEDGIFQFDIPEGTWTVKAEADDYKASSDIVVIEADQTAIVDFILKPELQTGQVISFDNIYFDSGSANIKPESYYILNNMVEILNANTNAVVQIAGHTDSDGSSSYNQTLSEQRATSVFNYLVQRGVPATMLTTMGFGENQPVVPNTSASNKAMNRRIEFTVLSTR from the coding sequence ATGAGAAACAGAGGTTTATTGATCCTAACGCTTTTATTAGTGACCGGATCAGCTTTCTCTCTACCCTCGATCATGGGTTTCAGAGGAGTAAGCAGAGTTGTTGATGCCAGGACCATCGGATCGAATCAGATGGCATTCAGCATTACCGCGAGGTATTGGAGCAGTTCGGACAAGTACGATGATCTTCATTACCGCCCGGCTGGAAGTACATCTGATACCATTTTAAGCGTGGAGGACTCCGAGCGTCTATCCCAGGGGTACTTTATTCTAGATTACGGTATTACAAGTTTCATGGAAATAGCCGCAAGAATCAGCTATGTAGCCACGTACTACGAGTTTGACCTTACACCACCAAGAAATGAGTCCATAGGCCAGTGGGACGGCGTCCACGGCATGGGAGACGTCATGCTTGGATACAAAGTTGGTTTTACCCCCACTCCATCCAGCGAAGTCCTCTGGCTCGGATTGGACAACTGGTTCTCATTCGCTCCATCGAGCAACCAGACCGTCGAGTGTGAAGAATACGACGGCAGATTCGACCAGGGAACCCCCATGTACACCATGCGCCAGCCCAGCCTGTCAACGGGGCATACGAGCTTGGGATTTGATGGGTTGATATCGGCCGATATGGCCAGTTTATGGCCGGGAACGCCAATTCGAATGCATGTCAATGTCGGGTACTCCAAGTACAAGCAGACTGTAACCTTGAATGATTACAGACTTCAGTTCGACAGTACCGGAAACAGAACAGAGGCGGATCCGGTTCTGGTAAGTTCGATTGTTGATGATAACGCTCTTGATTTTGGCATCGCTTTGGAATTTCCCACCGAATTCGCTGTTCTCTATACTGAATACTCCATGAAAAAGTATCTCGACAGAGACAACTACAATACAGTCGCGTACTTTACCCCCGGGATCCGCGTTTATTCCGGTGGCGGAGTTATTATGGACTTCTGTTTTAATATGGGTCTTACGACTTTCAGTCCGGAGTTCTTTGATTACGGACATGGCCTTTATCAGGATGGAAGCGTAGACATTGAGGACAGGAACCAGAGAGCTCCCCTCCCCGATGGAGGAACACAGGACTGGGGTGTTTCAGGAAGTATCGCTTTCTCAAGCGATCTGCTTGACAGAGGACCGGCTGTCACGACCGGAACAGTGTCCGGTATGATAACGGAGGAAGAAGAGGGAGAAGCCGTTGAGGCTACCGTATCCTTCCCTGGATCTGCTGTTGCTGATGTGGCTTCAGATCCCGAAACTGGATTCTACTCCGCCACACTTCCGGCTGGAAGTATTCCTGTAACGGTATCAGCTGCCGGTTACAAAGCAGCGTCGGCAACCGTAGTACTTGAAGCGGGTCAGGATGTAGTTGTTGACTTCAGTCTTGAACTGCAGGCTGGCCTTGGTCAGATTGCGGGAACCGTGACTGAATTCGAGAACGGTGACCCGCTGATGGCAACCATTTCGGTAATGCTTGACGATACTACCATATCATTCGAATCTACTGAAGATGGTATTTTCCAGTTTGATATTCCTGAAGGAACCTGGACAGTTAAAGCGGAAGCTGATGATTACAAAGCATCTTCTGACATAGTTGTAATAGAAGCTGATCAGACTGCGATAGTTGATTTCATCCTTAAGCCAGAACTGCAGACCGGACAGGTTATCTCATTTGATAACATCTACTTCGACAGTGGAAGCGCAAACATCAAACCCGAATCCTACTATATTCTTAACAACATGGTTGAGATTCTGAACGCTAACACGAACGCAGTTGTTCAGATAGCCGGACACACGGATTCGGACGGAAGCTCAAGTTACAACCAGACCCTCAGCGAACAGAGGGCGACATCAGTGTTCAATTACCTTGTGCAGCGGGGCGTGCCTGCGACCATGCTGACCACAATGGGATTTGGAGAGAACCAGCCTGTTGTTCCCAATACTTCCGCATCGAACAAAGCGATGAACAGAAGAATTGAGTTCACGGTTCTTTCTACCAGATAG